A single region of the Oncorhynchus kisutch isolate 150728-3 linkage group LG30, Okis_V2, whole genome shotgun sequence genome encodes:
- the pask gene encoding PAS domain-containing serine/threonine-protein kinase isoform X1 has translation MSLWTESRWTENQGNPRAKGDTVSVVKDDSSDLLEDDSFVLNKSYPCVGRPLYKGQALERWRFPGSVAGDCQNSCSSVAMRDIQIPSRHGSGSHSQSDSLSTVSESDRTLLSLLTCAGSFALSGPPVVHNPNKAVLTVDCKSTKILAANVKACTLFECTSNDLIGQKLACFLKKTNQVLEEALSEGCLQTDGNVAVVSGKVLDAVSQCGTEVPVSVWTQRQSQEGQHCLVMMERVERISAHVSFSQDGSILSCDLVFAHLHGYRQTEELTGMPIREMIPSLQIPLHSHALPKMLRVQRVSSRCRGGTSLLLCIKLQGAVVCGKPQQLKDGLGCPEPQNTPGGPEDQQGSPVSSPVCRAPQPENCENGKELCSGVKENSSLLSPGSGLVYSGTVWVFAPLSGLLTLHPDGSINSIHNHLSLSLLGFGNAELQGKDVTFLIPAFYDWFCGLENGAINPPQQPESVLLHTDSSHPSNTDPCVYSGHPVPAASTVTHPIPTFPMGGQLQQDPSSLAGDMAVVQKAEQGRNLSTGKGRIFTGSSIRLEQQGSTPSTLEPPEVTSTPTIRVDDTAELMKEAAQVALCPSQCDSGDDTHDLLQSFALVERGEVLCLSLTHPPTCSPGGQPLSGVGPGTPTMDECSRARPCRPTPYHAKGPQQLCDLSAMQDSSFEVISLGSRSSSGFCEKWAGCHGGSSPTAASCYLDLDTNGELVTRAMADLNLSGVLELLSVGGDDDFSHTSVDTAELLRTPSPYVVESDQEEGPGCVEVQNSQLKGLAGEDERDQWAVFSVLHNVQSQDSRQMNGEMQLLSDAPPNTSTPKKQQENESSMTPQHITEGSYDGSVYHRDGTRIEVQCEIRRAELHGARCVFCLWLSRPGQQESMLHHSGVYSNRASLQNSSSLSLGEAILEASRGGAGEALLSTLDLDHSRACDGQFSELYQPLHAVGKGAFGFVWQACRRSDGEKVVVKFIRKGRIVSECWVDDPVLGRVSQEVAILTRLTHHNIVKVLEVFENEGYFQMVMEKHGDGLDLFEFIDKQPQLDEPLASYIFRQLVAAVAYLRNKDILHRDIKDENIIINTEFHIRLIDFGSAVPLAPGKLFYTFCGTLEYCSPEVLKGNPYGGPELELWSLGVLLYTLLFGENPFCDMEETLQSKLKPPFPVSPDLYAMLSGMLQPDPQQRMTLEQLLLQPWICQPICLADYSWEEVFPYGKSHAPPQYHESVPGDFLGQGLYPDTRDDSSLPSDDDDERSMAAMTTELMKYLSDE, from the exons ATGTCGCTGTGGACTGAGTCCCGTTGGACAGAGAATCAAGGCAACCCTCGTGCTAAAGGGGACACCGTTTCTGTTGTCAAGGATGACTCCTCGGACCTCCTGGAGGATGACTCATTTGTCCTAAACAAGTCCTATCCATGTGTCGGGAGGCCACTGTACAAGGGCCAGGCTCTAGAACGCTGGCGGTTTCCTGGATCCGTAGCAG GTGATTGTCAGAACTCCTGTAGCTCTGTGGCTATGAGAGACATTCAGATCCCCAGCCGGCATGGCTCAGGATCACACAGCCAGTCAGACTCGCTGTCCACTGTGTCAGAGTCAGACAGAACCCTGCTCAGCCTGCTGACCTGTGCAGGAAGCTTTGCGCTCTCAGGACCTCCAGTGGTCCACAACCCCAACAAGGCAGTCCTCACTGTAGACTGCAAGAGCACAAAG ATATTGGCTGCAAATGTGAAGGCATGCACACTGTTTGAGTGCACCAGCAATGATCTGATTGGACAAAAGCTGGCCTGCTTCCTGAAGAAGACTAATCAGGTCCTGGAAGAAGCTTTAAGTGAGGGGTGTcttcagacagatggaaatgTAGCAGTGGTGTCTGGGAAAGTG TTGGATGCAGTGAGCCAGTGTGGTACTGAGGTCCCAGTGTCTGTATGGACCCAGAGACAGTCACAGGAAGGACAGCATTGTCTGGTCATGATGGAGCGTGTGGAGAGAATCTCAGCCCATGTCTCCTTCTCACAAGAT GGGAGCATCCTGAGCTGTGACCTGGTCTTTGCCCATCTGCATGGTTACAGGCAGACTGAGGAGCTGACAGGGATGCCTATCAGAGAGATGATCCCCTCTCTACAGATCCCCCTCCACAGCCACGCTCTGCCCAAg ATGCTGAGGGTCCAGAGGGTGTCCAGTCGATGCAGGGGGggcacctccctcctcctctgtatTAAACTCCAGGGGGCAGTGGTGTGTGGTAAACCCCAGCAGCTGAAGGATGGGTTGGGCTGCCCAGAACCCCAAAACACCCCTGGTGGACCTGAGGACCAGCAGggttcccctgtctcctccccagtctGCAGAGCACCACAGCCAGAAAATTGTGAAAATGGAAAGGAACTGTGTTCTG GAGTTAAAGAGAACAGCAGCCTCCTCTCCCCTGGTTCGGGGCTGGTCTATTCTGGGACAGTGTGGGTGTTCGCCCCTCTCAGCGGTCTCCTCACCCTCCACCCTGATGGCTCTATCAACAGCATCCACAACCACCTGTCCCTCAGTCTCCTGGGCTTTGGGAATGCGGAACTACAGGGGAAG GATGTCACgttcctgattcctgctttctATGATTGGTTCTGTGGCTTGGAGAACGGTGCCATTAACCCACCCCAACAACCAGAAAGTGTGCTTCTACATACTGACTCATCACACCCCTCCAACACAG ACCCGTGTGTATACTCTGGTCATCCTGTCCCTGCTGCTAGCACAGTCACCCATCCCATTCCCACATTCCCAATGGGAGGCCAACTTCAACAGG ACCCCAGCTCTCTGGCTGGTGACATGGCCGTGGTGCAAAAGGCAGAACAGGGGAGAAACCTCTCCACTGGGAAGGGCAGGATCTTCACTGGCTCCAGTATCCGACTGGAGCAGCAGGGCAGCACTCCCTCCACCCTGGAGCCTCCGGAGGTTACCTCCACACCCACGATCAG GGTTGATGACACTGCAGAACTGATGAAAGAAGCTGCACAGGTAGCCCTGTGTCCCAGCCAGTGTGACAGTGGCGACGACACCCACGACCTGCTACAGTCCTTTGCCCTGGTGGAGAGAGGCGAGGTACTCTGCCTGTCACTCACTCACCCTCCAACCTGTAGCCCAGGAGGGCAGCCCCTCAGTGGAGTGGGACCAG GCACTCCAACCATGGATGAGTGCAGCCGAGCACGGCCCTGCCGCCCTACCCCATACCATGCCAAAGGCCCCCAGCAGCTGTGTGACCTGTCAGCCATGCAGGACTCCAGCTTCGAGGTGATCTCCCTGGGTAGCCGCTCCTCCTCAGGGTTCTGTGAGAAGTGGGCTGGGTGTCATGGGGGGTCCAGCCCGACGGCGGCCAGCTGCTACCTGGACCTGGACACCAATGGGGAGCTGGTGACCCGGGCCATGGCCGACCTGAACCTGAGTGGAGTTCTAGAGTTGCTTAGTGTTGGAGGTGACGATGACTTCTCCCATACCTCGGTTGATACCGCCGAGCTCCTGCGTACCCCTTCGCCGTACGTGGTCGAGTCCGACCAGGAAGAGGGACCCGGCTGTGTGGAGGTCCAGAACAGTCAATTGAAAGGACTGGCGGGGGAGGACGAACGTGACCAGTGGGCTGTGTTCTCTGTTCTCCACAACGTCCAAAGCCAGGACTCTAGACAGATGAATGGAGAGATGCAGTTGCTCTCGGATGCCCCTCCCAACACCTCCACCCCTAAGAAGCAGCAGGAGAATGAGTCTTCCATGACCCCACAGCACATCACAGAGGGGAGCTATGATGGAAGTGTTTACCACAGGGATGGAACAAGAATCG aGGTGCAGTGTGAGATCCGTAGGGCTGAGCTTCATGGGGctaggtgtgtgttctgtctgtggCTGAGCAGGCCTGGACAGCAGGAGTCAATGTTGCATCATAGTGGCGTCTACAGCAACAGAGCTTCACTACAAAACTCATCCTCACTCAGTCTGGGAGAG GCGATCTTGGAGGCCAGCCGTGGCGGTGCCGGTGAGGCGCTGCTCTCCACTTTGGACCTGGACCATTCCCGTGCATGCGATGGGCAGTTCTCAGAGCTGTACCAGCCGCTCCACGCCGTGGGGAAAGGGGCCTTCGGCTTCGTGTGGCAGGCTTGCAGGCGCTCTGACGGAGAGAAG GTGGTGGTGAAGTTTATCAGGAAAGGAAGGATAGTCAGTGAATGCTGGGTGGATGACCCCGTGCTGGGCCGCGTCAGCCAGGAGGTCGCCATACTCACCCGCCTGACACACCACAACATCGTCAAG GTCCTGGAGGTGTTTGAGAACGAGGGTTACTTCCAGATGGTGATGGAAAAGCATGGGGATGGTCTGGACCTGTTTGAGTTCATAGACAAACAGCCCCAGCTGGACGAGCCTCTGGCCAGCTACATCTTTAGACAG tTGGTGGCAGCAGTGGCGTATCTGAGGAACAAAGACATCCTCCACCGGGACATCAAGGATGAGAACATCATCATTAACACAGAGTTCCACATAAGACTCATAGACTTTGGCTCTGCTGTCCCGCTGGCTCCAGGGAAGCTGTTCTACACCTTCTGTGGCACGCTGGAGTACTGCTCCCCAGAGGTGCTGAAGGGCAACCC CTACGGCGGTCCAGAGCTGGAGCTGTGGTCTCTGGGGGTGCTGCTCTACACATTGCTGTTCGGTGAGAACCCTTTCTGTGACATGGAGGAGACCCTGCAGTCCAAACTCAAGCcccccttccctgtctctccag ACCTGTATGCTATGCTGTCAGGAATGCTGCAGCCTGACCCCCAACAGAGAATGACCCTGGAGCAGCTCCTGCTGCAGCCCTGGATTTGCCAGCCCATCTGCCTGGCTGACTACAGCTGGGAGGAAGTGTTCCCTTACGGCAAGAGCCACG CTCCCCCACAGTACCACGAGTCTGTTCCTGGAGACTTTCTAGGCCAGGGCTTGTACCCGGACACTAGAGATGATTCTTCACTTCCTTCTGATGATGACGATGAGAGGTCCATGGCCGCCATGACAACTGAGCTCATGAAGTACCTCTCTGATGAATGA
- the pask gene encoding PAS domain-containing serine/threonine-protein kinase isoform X2, giving the protein MSLWTESRWTENQGNPRAKGDTVSVVKDDSSDLLEDDSFVLNKSYPCVGRPLYKGQALERWRFPGSVAGDCQNSCSSVAMRDIQIPSRHGSGSHSQSDSLSTVSESDRTLLSLLTCAGSFALSGPPVVHNPNKAVLTVDCKSTKILAANVKACTLFECTSNDLIGQKLACFLKKTNQVLEEALSEGCLQTDGNVAVVSGKVLDAVSQCGTEVPVSVWTQRQSQEGQHCLVMMERVERISAHVSFSQDGSILSCDLVFAHLHGYRQTEELTGMPIREMIPSLQIPLHSHALPKMLRVQRVSSRCRGGTSLLLCIKLQGAVVCGKPQQLKDGLGCPEPQNTPGGPEDQQGSPVSSPVCRAPQPENCENGVKENSSLLSPGSGLVYSGTVWVFAPLSGLLTLHPDGSINSIHNHLSLSLLGFGNAELQGKDVTFLIPAFYDWFCGLENGAINPPQQPESVLLHTDSSHPSNTDPCVYSGHPVPAASTVTHPIPTFPMGGQLQQDPSSLAGDMAVVQKAEQGRNLSTGKGRIFTGSSIRLEQQGSTPSTLEPPEVTSTPTIRVDDTAELMKEAAQVALCPSQCDSGDDTHDLLQSFALVERGEVLCLSLTHPPTCSPGGQPLSGVGPGTPTMDECSRARPCRPTPYHAKGPQQLCDLSAMQDSSFEVISLGSRSSSGFCEKWAGCHGGSSPTAASCYLDLDTNGELVTRAMADLNLSGVLELLSVGGDDDFSHTSVDTAELLRTPSPYVVESDQEEGPGCVEVQNSQLKGLAGEDERDQWAVFSVLHNVQSQDSRQMNGEMQLLSDAPPNTSTPKKQQENESSMTPQHITEGSYDGSVYHRDGTRIEVQCEIRRAELHGARCVFCLWLSRPGQQESMLHHSGVYSNRASLQNSSSLSLGEAILEASRGGAGEALLSTLDLDHSRACDGQFSELYQPLHAVGKGAFGFVWQACRRSDGEKVVVKFIRKGRIVSECWVDDPVLGRVSQEVAILTRLTHHNIVKVLEVFENEGYFQMVMEKHGDGLDLFEFIDKQPQLDEPLASYIFRQLVAAVAYLRNKDILHRDIKDENIIINTEFHIRLIDFGSAVPLAPGKLFYTFCGTLEYCSPEVLKGNPYGGPELELWSLGVLLYTLLFGENPFCDMEETLQSKLKPPFPVSPDLYAMLSGMLQPDPQQRMTLEQLLLQPWICQPICLADYSWEEVFPYGKSHAPPQYHESVPGDFLGQGLYPDTRDDSSLPSDDDDERSMAAMTTELMKYLSDE; this is encoded by the exons ATGTCGCTGTGGACTGAGTCCCGTTGGACAGAGAATCAAGGCAACCCTCGTGCTAAAGGGGACACCGTTTCTGTTGTCAAGGATGACTCCTCGGACCTCCTGGAGGATGACTCATTTGTCCTAAACAAGTCCTATCCATGTGTCGGGAGGCCACTGTACAAGGGCCAGGCTCTAGAACGCTGGCGGTTTCCTGGATCCGTAGCAG GTGATTGTCAGAACTCCTGTAGCTCTGTGGCTATGAGAGACATTCAGATCCCCAGCCGGCATGGCTCAGGATCACACAGCCAGTCAGACTCGCTGTCCACTGTGTCAGAGTCAGACAGAACCCTGCTCAGCCTGCTGACCTGTGCAGGAAGCTTTGCGCTCTCAGGACCTCCAGTGGTCCACAACCCCAACAAGGCAGTCCTCACTGTAGACTGCAAGAGCACAAAG ATATTGGCTGCAAATGTGAAGGCATGCACACTGTTTGAGTGCACCAGCAATGATCTGATTGGACAAAAGCTGGCCTGCTTCCTGAAGAAGACTAATCAGGTCCTGGAAGAAGCTTTAAGTGAGGGGTGTcttcagacagatggaaatgTAGCAGTGGTGTCTGGGAAAGTG TTGGATGCAGTGAGCCAGTGTGGTACTGAGGTCCCAGTGTCTGTATGGACCCAGAGACAGTCACAGGAAGGACAGCATTGTCTGGTCATGATGGAGCGTGTGGAGAGAATCTCAGCCCATGTCTCCTTCTCACAAGAT GGGAGCATCCTGAGCTGTGACCTGGTCTTTGCCCATCTGCATGGTTACAGGCAGACTGAGGAGCTGACAGGGATGCCTATCAGAGAGATGATCCCCTCTCTACAGATCCCCCTCCACAGCCACGCTCTGCCCAAg ATGCTGAGGGTCCAGAGGGTGTCCAGTCGATGCAGGGGGggcacctccctcctcctctgtatTAAACTCCAGGGGGCAGTGGTGTGTGGTAAACCCCAGCAGCTGAAGGATGGGTTGGGCTGCCCAGAACCCCAAAACACCCCTGGTGGACCTGAGGACCAGCAGggttcccctgtctcctccccagtctGCAGAGCACCACAGCCAGAAAATTGTGAAAATG GAGTTAAAGAGAACAGCAGCCTCCTCTCCCCTGGTTCGGGGCTGGTCTATTCTGGGACAGTGTGGGTGTTCGCCCCTCTCAGCGGTCTCCTCACCCTCCACCCTGATGGCTCTATCAACAGCATCCACAACCACCTGTCCCTCAGTCTCCTGGGCTTTGGGAATGCGGAACTACAGGGGAAG GATGTCACgttcctgattcctgctttctATGATTGGTTCTGTGGCTTGGAGAACGGTGCCATTAACCCACCCCAACAACCAGAAAGTGTGCTTCTACATACTGACTCATCACACCCCTCCAACACAG ACCCGTGTGTATACTCTGGTCATCCTGTCCCTGCTGCTAGCACAGTCACCCATCCCATTCCCACATTCCCAATGGGAGGCCAACTTCAACAGG ACCCCAGCTCTCTGGCTGGTGACATGGCCGTGGTGCAAAAGGCAGAACAGGGGAGAAACCTCTCCACTGGGAAGGGCAGGATCTTCACTGGCTCCAGTATCCGACTGGAGCAGCAGGGCAGCACTCCCTCCACCCTGGAGCCTCCGGAGGTTACCTCCACACCCACGATCAG GGTTGATGACACTGCAGAACTGATGAAAGAAGCTGCACAGGTAGCCCTGTGTCCCAGCCAGTGTGACAGTGGCGACGACACCCACGACCTGCTACAGTCCTTTGCCCTGGTGGAGAGAGGCGAGGTACTCTGCCTGTCACTCACTCACCCTCCAACCTGTAGCCCAGGAGGGCAGCCCCTCAGTGGAGTGGGACCAG GCACTCCAACCATGGATGAGTGCAGCCGAGCACGGCCCTGCCGCCCTACCCCATACCATGCCAAAGGCCCCCAGCAGCTGTGTGACCTGTCAGCCATGCAGGACTCCAGCTTCGAGGTGATCTCCCTGGGTAGCCGCTCCTCCTCAGGGTTCTGTGAGAAGTGGGCTGGGTGTCATGGGGGGTCCAGCCCGACGGCGGCCAGCTGCTACCTGGACCTGGACACCAATGGGGAGCTGGTGACCCGGGCCATGGCCGACCTGAACCTGAGTGGAGTTCTAGAGTTGCTTAGTGTTGGAGGTGACGATGACTTCTCCCATACCTCGGTTGATACCGCCGAGCTCCTGCGTACCCCTTCGCCGTACGTGGTCGAGTCCGACCAGGAAGAGGGACCCGGCTGTGTGGAGGTCCAGAACAGTCAATTGAAAGGACTGGCGGGGGAGGACGAACGTGACCAGTGGGCTGTGTTCTCTGTTCTCCACAACGTCCAAAGCCAGGACTCTAGACAGATGAATGGAGAGATGCAGTTGCTCTCGGATGCCCCTCCCAACACCTCCACCCCTAAGAAGCAGCAGGAGAATGAGTCTTCCATGACCCCACAGCACATCACAGAGGGGAGCTATGATGGAAGTGTTTACCACAGGGATGGAACAAGAATCG aGGTGCAGTGTGAGATCCGTAGGGCTGAGCTTCATGGGGctaggtgtgtgttctgtctgtggCTGAGCAGGCCTGGACAGCAGGAGTCAATGTTGCATCATAGTGGCGTCTACAGCAACAGAGCTTCACTACAAAACTCATCCTCACTCAGTCTGGGAGAG GCGATCTTGGAGGCCAGCCGTGGCGGTGCCGGTGAGGCGCTGCTCTCCACTTTGGACCTGGACCATTCCCGTGCATGCGATGGGCAGTTCTCAGAGCTGTACCAGCCGCTCCACGCCGTGGGGAAAGGGGCCTTCGGCTTCGTGTGGCAGGCTTGCAGGCGCTCTGACGGAGAGAAG GTGGTGGTGAAGTTTATCAGGAAAGGAAGGATAGTCAGTGAATGCTGGGTGGATGACCCCGTGCTGGGCCGCGTCAGCCAGGAGGTCGCCATACTCACCCGCCTGACACACCACAACATCGTCAAG GTCCTGGAGGTGTTTGAGAACGAGGGTTACTTCCAGATGGTGATGGAAAAGCATGGGGATGGTCTGGACCTGTTTGAGTTCATAGACAAACAGCCCCAGCTGGACGAGCCTCTGGCCAGCTACATCTTTAGACAG tTGGTGGCAGCAGTGGCGTATCTGAGGAACAAAGACATCCTCCACCGGGACATCAAGGATGAGAACATCATCATTAACACAGAGTTCCACATAAGACTCATAGACTTTGGCTCTGCTGTCCCGCTGGCTCCAGGGAAGCTGTTCTACACCTTCTGTGGCACGCTGGAGTACTGCTCCCCAGAGGTGCTGAAGGGCAACCC CTACGGCGGTCCAGAGCTGGAGCTGTGGTCTCTGGGGGTGCTGCTCTACACATTGCTGTTCGGTGAGAACCCTTTCTGTGACATGGAGGAGACCCTGCAGTCCAAACTCAAGCcccccttccctgtctctccag ACCTGTATGCTATGCTGTCAGGAATGCTGCAGCCTGACCCCCAACAGAGAATGACCCTGGAGCAGCTCCTGCTGCAGCCCTGGATTTGCCAGCCCATCTGCCTGGCTGACTACAGCTGGGAGGAAGTGTTCCCTTACGGCAAGAGCCACG CTCCCCCACAGTACCACGAGTCTGTTCCTGGAGACTTTCTAGGCCAGGGCTTGTACCCGGACACTAGAGATGATTCTTCACTTCCTTCTGATGATGACGATGAGAGGTCCATGGCCGCCATGACAACTGAGCTCATGAAGTACCTCTCTGATGAATGA